From the Saccharomycodes ludwigii strain NBRC 1722 chromosome I, whole genome shotgun sequence genome, one window contains:
- the CYS3 gene encoding cystathionine gamma-lyase CYS3 (similar to Saccharomyces cerevisiae YAL012W | CYS3 | CYStathionine gamma-lyase) codes for MGLRESDKFGTLAIHAGTHIDIHGSVIEPISLSTTYKQSSPAEPLGAYEYSRSSNPNRKNFEDAVAALEKGKYGLAFSSGSATTAIVVQSLPQGSHAVSIGDVYGGTHRYFTQVANNHGVDTDFTNNLIEDLPKLIKDNTKLVWLESPTNPTLKVTDIKLVSEIVKTINKDILVVVDNTFSSPYLCNPLTLGADIVVHSATKYINGHSDVVLGVLATNNEAIYERLQFLQNAVGAIPSPFDSWLAHRGLKTLHLRVTQAALSATKIAELLSASDKVIAVNYPGLPTHPDYEIVKKQHRDALGGGMISFRIKGGAEAAAKFSSSTRLFTLAESLGGIESLLEVPAVMTHGGIPKEHREASGVYDDLIRLSVGIEDVDDLLQDIKEALEAATAK; via the coding sequence ATGGGCTTAAGAGAATCTGACAAATTTGGTACCTTAGCTATCCACGCTGGTACTCACATAGACATTCATGGCTCTGTTATCGAGCCAATTTCTTTATCTACCACCTATAAACAATCTAGTCCGGCAGAACCCTTAGGTGCATATGAATATTCTAGATCGTCTAACCCAAACagaaaaaactttgaaGACGCTGTTGCTGCTCTAGAAAAGGGTAAATATGGTTTGGCATTTTCTTCTGGTTCCGCCACTACTGCCATTGTCGTGCAATCTTTACCTCAAGGATCACATGCTGTTTCTATTGGTGATGTTTACGGTGGTACTCATAGATATTTTACTCAAGTTGCCAACAACCATGGTGTCGACACTGATTTCACCAACAATTTAATCGAGGATTTACCAAAGTTAATTAAAGACAACACCAAATTGGTTTGGCTTGAATCTCCAACCAATCCAACTTTAAAAGTTACTGATATCAAATTAGTTAGCGAAATAGTTAAGACCATTAATAAAGACATTTTAGTGGTTGTGGATAATACTTTCTCATCTCCTTACTTGTGTAACCCTTTAACTTTGGGTGCCGATATTGTTGTTCATTCCGCAACTAAGTACATCAACGGTCATTCTGATGTTGTTTTGGGTGTTTTGGCCACTAATAATGAAGCAATTTACGAGAGATTGcaatttttacaaaatgcAGTTGGTGCCATCCCATCTCCATTTGACTCTTGGTTGGCCCACAGAGGTTTAAAGACATTACATTTGCGTGTAACACAAGCTGCTCTAAGTGCTACAAAAATTGCTGAACTTTTGAGTGCCAGTGACAAAGTCATCGCAGTTAACTATCCAGGTTTACCAACTCATCCAGATTACGAAATCGTCAAAAAACAGCATCGTGATGCCTTGGGTGGTGGTATGATCTCTTTCAGAATCAAAGGGGGCGCAGAAGCTGCTGCCAAGTTTTCTTCCTCTACTAGATTGTTTACTCTTGCCGAATCTTTAGGTGGTATTGAATCCTTGTTGGAGGTTCCAGCTGTTATGACTCATGGTGGTATTCCAAAAGAACACAGAGAAGCTTCAGGTGTTTACGACGACTTAATCAGATTGTCTGTTGGTATTGAAGACGTTGATGACTTATTGCAAGACATCAAAGAAGCTTTGGAAGCTGCCACTGCTAAGTAa
- the NOP12 gene encoding rRNA-processing protein NOP12 (similar to Saccharomyces cerevisiae YOL041C | NOP12 | NucleOlar Protein), with amino-acid sequence MSAIKELFGTTTANVDSQKNKNQNISKLFSANLISTNELMDKISKEKKQQPTIKIDEQLKENDDNEESKEDEAESGEIKNPEEEEKEEIKENIQKKKKKKLSDENDNLEGEYIAKLMKNNTDLTETDNTEKEGKESDQEKSEKETESSVSTIDPVTEKTKRIDLKEKELEKAERTLFVGNIPISILKDKKLEKKFKKFFSNFEFLNTNEGDVLEANDTDNATKYKIESFRFRSVALNEPLPRKVAISQLKLDEKRDSVNSYIVYNSPKIIGPLCKYLNGSVFENHHLRVDSVSHPTTHDKKRSVFVGNLDFEEVEESLWKHFGATNHNSKPLNIEYVRIIRDPKTNMGKGFAYVQFKDTNDVSKALLLNGKPISSTVASKPRVLRISRCKNMDKKGKRQQNTNDIANKKLNNQQRSKLGRAKKILGKSDKATAGGITIEGERSVKGKGTPGSILGKRKRKPRSKDGRAAKRSLAYKKKLNSQE; translated from the coding sequence ATGTCCGCtattaaagaattatttGGTACTACAACAGCCAATGTAGATAGTcagaaaaataagaatcaaaatatatcaaaattattttctgCAAATTTGATTTCCACTAATGAACTTATGGATAAAATttctaaagaaaaaaaacaacaacccACAATCAAAATAGATGAgcaattaaaagaaaatgatgataatgaagaaTCTAAAGAAGACGAAGCTGAATCAggtgaaataaaaaatccagaagaagaagaaaaagaagaaattaaagaaaatattcaaaagaaaaagaaaaagaaactttCAGATGAGAATGATAATTTGGAAGGTGAATATATTGCAAAACTAATGAAAAACAACACTGATTTAACTGAGACTGATAatacagaaaaagaaggtAAAGAATCTGATCAGGAAAAGAGTGAAAAAGAAACTGAGTCCAGTGTTTCTACAATTGACCCGGTTACTGAGAAAACTAAAAGAATAGATttgaaggaaaaagaattagaaaaagCTGAAAGAACTTTATTTGTTGGTAATATCCCAATTTCTATTTTGAAAGATAAAAagttagaaaaaaaattcaaaaaattcttttctaattttgaatttttaaacacTAATGAAGGTGATGTGTTGGAGGCAAATGACACCGATAATGCcacaaaatacaaaatcGAAAGTTTTAGATTTAGATCAGTAGCTCTTAATGAACCCTTACCAAGGAAAGTAGCTATATCTCAACTAAAACTAGATGAAAAAAGGGATTCTGTTAACAGTTATATTGTCTATAATTCTCCTAAAATTATAGGTCCGTTATGTAAGTATTTAAATGGTAGTGTCTTTGAAAACCATCACTTGCGTGTTGACTCAGTAAGTCACCCAACCACACATGACAAGAAAAGGTCTGTTTTTGTGGGAAATTTGGATTTTGAAGAAGTGGAAGAAAGTTTATGGAAACATTTCGGTGCTACTAACCATAATTCCAAGCCTTTGAATATAGAATATGTTAGAATTATTAGAGATCCGAAAACAAATATGGGTAAAGGTTTTGCTTATGTACAGTTTAAAGATACAAACGATGTTTCTAAagctttattattaaatggtAAGCCCATATCGAGTACGGTTGCGTCGAAACCACGGGTTTTACGTATTTCAAGATGTAAGAACATGGATAAAAAGGGTAAAAGACAACAAAATACCAATGACATTGCTaacaaaaagttaaatAACCAACAAAGGTCAAAATTGGGTAGAGCCAAAAAGATTTTGGGCAAATCAGATAAGGCTACTGCTGGTGGTATTACTATTGAAGGTGAAAGATCCGTGAAAGGGAAAGGTACTCCAGGCAGTATATTGGgtaagagaaaaagaaagccGAGATCCAAAGATGGTAGAGCTGCTAAACGTTCTTTGGCctataaaaagaaattaaacaGTCAAGAATAG
- the DEP1 gene encoding Rpd3L histone deacetylase complex subunit DEP1 (similar to Saccharomyces cerevisiae YAL013W | DEP1 | Disability in regulation of Expression of genes involved in Phospholipid biosynthesis): MTTVKLQELSPTKNDGFNKFITDDSSTAGSTDKINQASEEQEQEDVNSPTTNITDIDMETSNLSNVEKTGNVNPPETTETVQENLDKEKKTINPSNNSIVKTTDKNEEDGGDEDSELSNVGQSPDKDIFTIDNFDATTNSIHNDVHASDNDNNDVTSPLSFIGTSTTESTHTVGTADNFPLLPIAETANKDNAKITLPVPITSTRTNNSLNASSADTTDSNTFFVKKQQNNTNTDVTGKIQVTDKKPSGNVETTTGNLSANIDSNQNENITTGILETCDTNIRTNNDNKHTTSAITFVSGNHSKESRDSISQFYLDGSDADTEKEDELIHYRDVPLLRDLAKDSSTGQEKEKKEDKEEEKEEEKKEEKEEERQEEKEEERQEEKEEERQEEKEEEKEEERQEEKEEERQEEKEEERQEEKEEERQEERQEEKEQKNKDNSINANKSNSDKKEVHFEDNNLKNDNKIITEKQKDSNKKRNFQELNEDSGISKITNDKKFPQENVNENRSTTIINHRLQTNIAEESELKNKQKQAADSPTKKQKIISNGGEELSHNQEEKEEEKNMTNADDAEEEEQKENYGKGGDEEETEELRQEQELLRKERLELKRQNAYKDIIEIENSFATLRQKLYENKLAKLQMELQMCLDGSHPSLQQYLSQIHEIRDKKLQQIYLKQQYKLDCIDRETRASRYAIHQNFYKQANDGKESMLNNTTTEWYEINSERREMDVQIPDLKYHVPIKIANKSLSMITGYATQPAIPQLNYNDNDSRNSNANISEDMAAEGINWRFKNNPVDKLEVIVDRMRFNNAMSDIKGLRQYYGGFPGAPELNPLRETEILDDFEILKKSAAKRSSR; this comes from the coding sequence ATGACTACTGTTAAATTGCAGGAACTCTCTCCAACCAAAAATGATGGATTTAACAAGTTTATCACCGATGACTCTTCAACTGCTGGTTCTactgataaaataaatcaagCAAGTgaagaacaagaacaagaagaTGTTAATAGTCCCACTACTAATATAACTGATATCGACATGGAAACTTCAAATCTTAGCAATGTTGAAAAAACTGGGAATGTCAATCCACCAGAGACTACTGAAACAGTACAGGAAAATttagataaagaaaaaaagacgATTAATCCTTCTAACAATTCAATAGTAAAAACTactgataaaaatgaagaagatggGGGCGATGAAGATAGTGAATTAAGTAATGTGGGACAATCTCCAGATAAGGATATTTTTACGATAGATAATTTTGACGCCACTACCAATTCTATTCATAATGATGTTCATGCTAGTGACAATGATAACAATGATGTCACCTCACCTTTATCCTTTATAGGTACATCCACTACAGAGAGCACTCACACCGTTGGAACTGCAGATAATTTTCCATTATTACCCATTGCAGAAACAGCCAATAAAGATAATGCTAAAATTACTTTACCGGTTCCAATCACTAGTACGAGAACCAATAACTCACTTAATGCTAGTTCTGCCGACACTACTGATTCTAatacattttttgttaaaaaacaacaaaacaaCACTAATACCGATGTTACTGGAAAAATTCAAGTTACCGATAAAAAACCAAGTGGTAATGTTGAAACAACAACTGGGAATCTGTCTGCAAATATTGACAGCAACcaaaatgaaaacattACCACTGGAATACTAGAGACTTGTGACACGAATATAAGAACCAACAATGATAACAAACATACCACTTCAGCCATTACCTTTGTTAGTGGTAATCATTCCAAGGAATCACGTGATTCAATTTCACAGTTTTACTTGGATGGATCTGATGCAGATACTGAAAAGGAAGACGAGCTGATACATTACAGAGATGTTCCATTGTTAAGAGATTTAGCAAAAGATAGCAGTACGGGACaagagaaagagaagaaagaagataaggaagaagaaaaggaagaagaaaagaaagaagagaaggaagaagaaaggcAAGAAGagaaggaagaagaaaggcAAGAAGagaaggaagaagaaaggcAAGAAGAGAAGGAAGAAGagaaggaagaagaaaggcAAGAAGagaaggaagaagaaaggcAAGAAGagaaggaagaagaaaggcAAGAAGagaaggaagaagaaaggcAAGAAGAAAGgcaagaagaaaaagagcaaaaaaataaagataatagtattaatgCAAACAAAAGTAATAGtgataaaaaagaagtgCATTTTGAGGACAATAATCTCAagaatgataataaaataataactgaaaaacaaaaagattcaaataaaaaacgtAATTTCCAAGAATTGAATGAAGATTCTGGTATTTCCAAAATCACgaatgataaaaaatttccCCAAGAGAatgttaatgaaaatagaTCTACAACCATTATAAACCATCGATTACAAACCAATATAGCTGAAGAATctgaattgaaaaacaaacaaaagcAAGCAGCTGATAGTCCCacaaaaaagcaaaaaataatatcaaacGGTGGAGAAGAGTTATCACACAatcaagaagaaaaagaagaagaaaaaaatatgactAATGCTGATGATGCTGAAGAGgaagaacaaaaagaaaattatggAAAAGGAGgggatgaagaagaaactGAAGAACTGAGACAGGAACAAGAACTGTTAAGAAAAGAACGATTGGAAttaaaaagacaaaatgCATACAAAGATATAAtagaaattgaaaattctTTTGCTACGCTACGCCAAAAGCTGTATGAAAACAAATTAGCCAAATTGCAGATGGAGTTGCAAATGTGCCTTGATGGATCACATCCAAGTTTACAACAATATCTATCACAAATACATGAAATTCGTGACAAAAAGCTTCAACAAATATACCTGAAACAGCAGTATAAATTAGATTGTATAGATAGGGAAACTAGGGCTTCTAGATATGCTATTCATCAGAATTTCTATAAACAAGCTAACGATGGCAAAGAATCCATGTTGAATAACACTACAACTGAATGGTATGAAATTAATAGCGAAAGGAGAGAAATGGACGTACAAATACCTGATTTGAAATACCATGTGCCAATAAAAATTGCCAATAAATCTTTAAGCATGATTACAGGTTATGCTACACAGCCTGCCATACCTCAACTGAATTACAATGATAACGATAGCAGAAATAGTAATGCAAATATTTCTGAGGATATGGCCGCCGAGGGTATCAATTGGAGATTTAAGAATAATCCAGTCGATAAATTAGAAGTTATTGTAGATAGAATGAGATTTAATAATGCCATGAGTGATATTAAGGGGTTAAGGCAATATTATGGTGGATTCCCAGGTGCACCAGAATTAAATCCGCTAAGAGAAACGGAAATACTCgatgattttgaaatattaaagaaatCTGCTGCAAAACGCTCATCCAGATGA
- the RPP2A gene encoding ribosomal protein P2 alpha (similar to Saccharomyces cerevisiae YOL039W | RPP2A | Ribosomal Protein P2 Alpha), whose product MKYLAAYLLLNATGVTPSADKVKSVLESVAIDVDEEKISSLLTALEGKSVEELITEGNEKLASVPSAAPASAASASADAGEAAAEEAAAEEEEESDDEMGFGLFD is encoded by the coding sequence atgAAGTACTTAGCTGCCTATTTGTTATTGAATGCCACCGGTGTTACCCCATCTGCCGACAAAGTCAAATCTGTTTTGGAATCCGTTGCCATTGATGTTGATGAAGAAAAGATTTCCAGTTTGTTGACTGCTTTAGAAGGTAAATCTGTTGAAGAATTGATCACCGAAGgtaatgaaaaattggCTTCTGTTCCATCTGCTGCTCCAGCTTCTGCTGCTTCTGCTTCTGCTGACGCTGGTGAAGCTGCCGCTGAAGAAGCTGCtgctgaagaagaagaagaatctGATGATGAAATGGGTTTCGGCTTATTCgattaa
- a CDS encoding endonuclease III domain-containing protein (similar to Saccharomyces cerevisiae YOL043C | NTG2 | eNdonuclease Three-like Glycosylase (paralog of YAL015C | NTG1)) has protein sequence MARKRRIEVEIEAEQNDANNNAKKIQRYVDHVNHIKSLDSAQYLRLIVKPITQTLEQPLSSLISPSAKLVLEKHIPRFIPIYSKIRKMREYLQTPVDTIGCSTLPIYLNSSILPFVNNTSSAYSIVDPTNDGPNTGKIKIPKPTDIRLQILIALMLSSQTKDEMTCKAMTRLMEYCVEEELDAEAGISLKSLQLIQEDVLNELISCVGFHSRKAKYIKKTISIITNDNTSNTLDLPYLYDELISLPGVGPKMANLFIQAAWQWDEWGIGVDVHVDRMTRMFKWLPNSKNNKNPEETRIFLQNNLPLSLWNEINPVLVGFGQTVCIPRRTKCDLCYCNDICPGVIKGGKMENRLGKYSSIEEWVSNVKDQLPIVFDRDGQEEKIMQLFSLPDGSTIKEENTIIKNEKVVGVEDSAIKQENTEDDLNNIKLEEEEEEKEKEGADEITKENSINVTPTKKIPKKRKIVSKYFK, from the coding sequence ATGGCACggaaaagaagaattgaAGTTGAAATAGAAGCTGAGCAAAACgatgctaataataatgccaaaaaaattcagaGATATGTGGACCATGTAAACCATATAAAATCTCTAGATTCAGCACAATATTTAAGATTAATAGTTAAGCCAATAACACAAACTCTTGAACAACCCTTATCGAGTTTAATTTCACCGTCCGCAAAGTTAGTGTTGGAAAAGCATATTCCTAGATTTATACCAATCTATTCCAAAATCAGAAAAATGAGAGAATATCTGCAAACGCCAGTAGATACCATAGGATGTTCCACACTgccaatatatttaaattcaagtattttaccatttgttaataataccagTTCCGCGTATTCTATTGTCGATCCTACTAATGACGGTCCTAACACTgggaaaattaaaattccAAAACCAACTGATATAAGGTTGCAAATTTTAATAGCACTAATGTTATCATCACAAACGAAGGATGAAATGACGTGTAAAGCGATGACTCGGTTGATGGAATACTGTGTTGAAGAAGAATTAGATGCTGAGGCTGGTATTTCACTTAAATCATTGCAATTAATTCAAGAAGATGTATTAAATGAACTAATTTCATGCGTTGGCTTCCATTCTAGAAAGgctaaatatattaaaaaaacaatatctATCATAACTAATGATAATACTAGTAATACGCTTGATTTGCCATATTTATACGATGAGCTAATTAGCTTGCCGGGAGTAGGCCCTAAAATggccaatttatttatacaaGCTGCATGGCAGTGGGATGAATGGGGGATTGGGGTGGACGTCCATGTGGACAGAATGACCAGAATGTTCAAATGGTTGCCAAATagtaagaataataaaaacccAGAAGAAACAAGAATTTTTCTGCAAAATAATTTACCCCTGTCATTATGGAACGAAATTAACCCTGTTTTGGTTGGATTTGGTCAAACTGTTTGTATACCGAGACGTACTAAGTGTGATTTATGCTACTGTAACGACATATGTCCTGGTGTTATAAAAGGTGGGAAAATGGAGAATAGGCTTGGAAAATATTCTAGCATCGAAGAATGGGTTTCTAACGTGAAAGATCAGCTTCCCATTGTATTTGATAGAGATGGACaagaggaaaaaattatgcAACTTTTTTCATTACCCGATGGCTCTActataaaagaagaaaatactataatcaaaaatgaaaaagttgTTGGTGTTGAGGACAGTGCTATTAAACAGGAAAATACTGAAGATGATCTTAATAACATAAAActtgaagaagaagaagaagaaaaagaaaaagaaggagCAGATGAAATTACAAAGGAAAATTCAATCAATGTTACACctactaaaaaaattccaaaaaaaaggaaaatagtttcaaaatattttaaatga
- the SYN8 gene encoding syntaxin (similar to Saccharomyces cerevisiae YAL014C | SYN8 | SYNtaxin) yields MEVAKLKYELDKLQDIIEERNRLITILNLKPSRKDTISLKKQLNIILNIFDELDLYNNGDYNMATISELHSIYTNLLDIIPDNDNDISKSLYEYKLKHKLSNVINDTDNKDNDTTSSISSLTDAIKVKKVRFNEHDEIHKYNTNSNSGSNAENENINRLNFAPYSDIPDENNVNYTNNPAHHTTEGSFSMLSTNREIFSDQKQQLQQQDGILDSLHSTIKRTHQITLGINHEVELQNNEIIPDLERMVDSTDRNLKNANVKLNFFNKFNSTKGSFSRGFIIFLLFIVLLIVIAI; encoded by the coding sequence atggagGTCGCTAAATTGAAATACGAATTAGATAAGTTACAAGATATCATAGAGGAAAGAAACAGATTGATAactatattaaatttaaaacccTCTAGAAAAGATACAAttagtttaaaaaaacaattaaatattatactaaatatttttgatgaaCTAGATCTATATAACAATGGTGATTATAATATGGCAACAATATCCGAACTGCATAGTATTTACACTAATTTATTAGATATTATTcctgataatgataatgacaTTTCCAAATCACTCTATGAATATAAGCTTAAGCATAAGTTAAGCAACGTTATAAATGACACCGATAACAAGGATAATGACACAACTAGTAGCATTTCCTCTTTAACTGATGcaattaaagttaaaaaggTTAGGTTTAATGAACACGATGAAATCCATAAATATAACACTAATAGCAATAGCGGTTCCAACgctgaaaatgaaaacatcAATAGGCTTAATTTTGCGCCGTATTCAGATATCCCTGATGAAAACAACGTTAATTATACTAATAACCCCGCCCATCACACAACCGAGGGGAGTTTTTCCATGTTATCAACGAATCGTGAAATTTTTTCTGATCAAAAACAACAGTTACAACAGCAAGATGGTATTCTTGATTCATTACATTCTACAATCAAAAGAACACATCAGATAACATTAGGAATTAATCATGAAGTGGAACTACAAAATAACGAAATAATTCCTGACCTTGAACGAATGGTTGATAGTACAGACAGAAACTTAAAAAATGCTAAcgtaaaattaaattttttcaataaatttaatagcACTAAAGGTTCTTTTTCAAGAGggtttataatatttttgttatttatcgTGTTATTGATTGTTATAGCAATATGA
- the NGL1 gene encoding RNA exonuclease (similar to Saccharomyces cerevisiae YOL042W | NGL1 | putative endonuclease) has translation MNRTNNANSISNTTDDNLLLFRPTFTFLSYNLLSPYYMWPQVYTYVPNQYKDWQYRHKLLEEELFYKYKADIMCLQELTLKDYDAFWKPTMSTKFNYGSNYINKPPPKYWEKTSQEMDGVGIFYNRDKFEFLTCHDIHLNDILGIFNYKEMEYLNNYQVTLTNAQGEAIGEKSLLKILVERNQVGLFVSLKHKESDTIFIVINTHLYWKYDPVKLTQCLILMRKLQQIIRYHLTVEAATYSQIKTIFAGDLNSELNSKVIQFLRGNIIGLENSNAKGGSGFTLVNPMRSYLNTCLYDMIPADAYINTCYSGKLKGIFDYIWFDKNDFGISKVLTGYGINEELNTNKQLGLPNGDHPSDHIPIWCEFEIKLPKQLQSTPKTKL, from the coding sequence ATGAATAGAACTAATAACGCAAACTCAATTTCAAACACCACTGATGATAATCTACTGCTATTTCGCCCTACTTTTACCTTTTTATCGTACAATTTACTTTCTCCATATTATATGTGGCCCCAGGTTTACACATATGTTCCAAATCAATATAAAGATTGGCAATATAGACACAAGCTATTGGAGGAAGaactattttataaatataaagcCGATATTATGTGTTTGCAAGAATTAACTTTAAAAGACTATGATGCTTTTTGGAAGCCAACAATGAGTACCAAATTTAATTACGGatcaaattatataaataaaccTCCACCTAAATATTGGGAAAAAACTAGCCAAGAAATGGATGGTGTGGgcattttttataatagaGATAAATTTGAGTTTTTAACCTGTCATGATATACATTTAAATGACATATTGGGTATTTTCAATTACAAGGAAATGGAATATCTAAATAATTATCAAGTTACGTTAACTAATGCTCAAGGTGAAGCAATTGGGGAAAAGTCactattgaaaatattggtGGAAAGAAATCAAGTGGGGTTAtttgtttctttaaaaCATAAAGAATCAgatacaatttttattgttatcaatACGCATTTATACTGGAAATACGATCCAGTAAAGTTAACACAATGTCTTATTTTAATGAGAAAATTACAACAGATTATTAGATATCATCTAACAGTGGAAGCTGCCACATATAGTCAAATTAAAACCATCTTTGCAGGTGACTTAAATTCAGAGTTAAATTCTAAGGtaatacaatttttaaGAGGGAACATTATTGGTTTAGAAAATAGCAATGCCAAAGGGGGATCCGGATTTACTTTGGTGAATCCAATGAGATCATATTTAAACACTTGTTTGTATGATATGATACCAGCTGATGCTTATATAAATACGTGCTATTCAGGGAAATTAAAGGGTATCTTTGATTATATATGGTTTGATAAGAACGATTTTGGAATATCAAAAGTATTAACTGGGTACGGCATCAATGAGGAGTTAAATACGAATAAACAGTTAGGGTTGCCAAATGGGGACCATCCGAGCGACCATATTCCAATTTGGTGtgaatttgaaattaaattacCTAAACAACTGCAATCAACACCAAAGACCAAATTGTAG
- the RPS15 gene encoding 40S ribosomal protein uS19 (similar to Saccharomyces cerevisiae YOL040C | RPS15 | Ribosomal Protein of the Small subunit) has translation MSDVAAPEKKKRIFKTYSYKGVDLEQMLTMPTEEFVKLAPARVRRRFARGMSSKPAGLLKKLRAAKLAAVENEKPDVVRTHLRNMIIVPEMIGSVVGVYNGKSFNQVEIKPEMVGHYLGEFSITYTPVRHGRAGATTSSFVPLK, from the coding sequence ATGTCTGACGTTGCTGCCccagaaaagaagaagagaatTTTTAAGACTTACTCTTACAAAGGTGTTGATTTGGAACAAATGTTAACCATGCCAACTGAAGAGTTTGTTAAATTGGCTCCAGCCAGAGTTAGAAGAAGATTCGCTCGTGGTATGTCTTCCAAGCCAGCTGGTTTATTGAAGAAATTGAGGGCTGCTAAATTAGCTGCCGTTGAAAACGAAAAACCCGATGTTGTCAGAACCCACTTAAGAAACATGATTATCGTTCCTGAAATGATTGGCTCTGTTGTTGGTGTTTACAACGGTAAATCTTTTAACCAAGTTGAAATTAAACCAGAAATGGTTGGCCACTATTTGGGCGAATTCTCCATCACCTATACTCCAGTTAGACACGGTAGAGCTGGTGCCACTACTTCTAGTTTCGTTCCATtgaaataa